The Phormidium yuhuli AB48 DNA window GTGGCGATCGCCAACCTCTTACCCTAAACCGTTAACCCGATTCATTCGCTGACAATCTTGTCTTATGAGTTCATTCATTCCCTCCTCCCCCACCCTCAATCCTCCCTATGACATCTTCACCCGACGTATCCTCCCCCTCCTGCAATCCGTCTATGACGAAGACACCGCACAATCCCTACTCGATCGCATTTACGCCCATTTAGCCCCCCTCCTCAGCAAGTCTCTCGATGAAGATTTGGGCAAATGGAGTCAAGATAATATCCTGCTGATTACCTACGGTGACAGCATCCGCCGTGAGGGCGAAACTCCCCTCGTCACCCTGGGGAACTTCCTAAGGCGCTATCTCAAAGACACCATCACCGGCGTGCATATCCTTCCCTTTTGCCCCTATAGTTCCGATGATGGCTTTGCGGTGATTGACTATCGGGCCATCAACCCGGAACTGGGAACCTGGGAGGACGTCAAGGCGATCGCCCGTGAGTTCAACTTAATGGTGGATCTCGTCATCAATCACACCTCCAGTGAAAGCGAGTGGTTTCAACAGTTCAAACAGGGGCAAAAGCCCGGTTGTGACTATTTCATCTGCGTCGATGCTGATACCGATGTCTCCCAAGTGGTACGGCCACGTAACAGTCCCCTCTTAGTTCGGGTGGAAACCCCCGAGGGAGAAAAACATATTTGGGCCACCTTTAGCGAGGATCAGGTGGATCTCAACTTCGCGAACCCCGATGTGTTTATGGAATTTGTCGATATTTTGCTCTACTACGTGCAAGCGGGGGCCAAATATATCCGCCTCGACGCCATTGGCTATCTTTGGAAAGAATTAGGAACCCCCTGCATTCATCTACCGCAAACCCACGCCCTCATCAAAGTTCTGCGGGAAATTCTGCAAACCCTCAATCCTCAAATTGCCCTGATTACAGAAACCAACGTGCCCAACCGGGAAAACTTAAGCTATTTTGGCAACCGGAATGAGGCACATATGATTTACAACTTCAGTCTGCCTCCCCTCTTGCTCAATGCCCTGTTACAAGGGAAATCCGACCATTTACGGACTTGGATGATGAGTATGCCCCCGGCCCCTCTCGGCTGCGCCTACTTTAATTTCACTGCCTCCCATGATGGAATTGGCTTGCGGCCCACAGAAGGATTACTCACCGAGGATGAGTATGAGCAACTCATCGCCACCATGAAACAGTTTGGCGGCGAAATTAGTATGCGCCAACAGTCCGATGGCTCGGAAAGTCCCTATGAAATCAATATTTCCCTATTTGAAGCCCTCAAGGGAACCGTCAAGGGTGAGGATGAGTGGCAAATTCAGCGGTTCCTCTGCTCTCAGACGATTATGATGTCCTTAGAGGGGATTCCCGCCTTTTATATCCAT harbors:
- a CDS encoding sugar phosphorylase, which encodes MSSFIPSSPTLNPPYDIFTRRILPLLQSVYDEDTAQSLLDRIYAHLAPLLSKSLDEDLGKWSQDNILLITYGDSIRREGETPLVTLGNFLRRYLKDTITGVHILPFCPYSSDDGFAVIDYRAINPELGTWEDVKAIAREFNLMVDLVINHTSSESEWFQQFKQGQKPGCDYFICVDADTDVSQVVRPRNSPLLVRVETPEGEKHIWATFSEDQVDLNFANPDVFMEFVDILLYYVQAGAKYIRLDAIGYLWKELGTPCIHLPQTHALIKVLREILQTLNPQIALITETNVPNRENLSYFGNRNEAHMIYNFSLPPLLLNALLQGKSDHLRTWMMSMPPAPLGCAYFNFTASHDGIGLRPTEGLLTEDEYEQLIATMKQFGGEISMRQQSDGSESPYEINISLFEALKGTVKGEDEWQIQRFLCSQTIMMSLEGIPAFYIHSLLATGNDHQKVAQTGRKRSINRHQWDEAELFAQLEDTTSPQAQVLGELSRLIGIRRQQPAFHPNATQYTLHLKKALFGFWRQSMNRDQSIFSIHNLSDRPKKLPLTELNLVCTDPWCDLIGGTLITDLYQDVVLDPYQSMWITNKFDRLEK